Proteins encoded by one window of Astatotilapia calliptera chromosome 13, fAstCal1.2, whole genome shotgun sequence:
- the mcmbp gene encoding mini-chromosome maintenance complex-binding protein isoform X2, translating into MHYLKPNSLVKFRCFIQDMFDPEFYMGVYETVDPATQAKTLRCGKYKDVTECGVDFNSKNTVTAERQTFYCVPIPGENPWVKERYANSSQARVVPSTSYVPSRQKRSYEEDDDMDTQPQKQREAHAGPQSPTEHHGNGDCKRQETEAPSSQMTSASHLDLNFPLPGEKGPSCLVKVYEDWDSFKLNDMLEVYGILSVSPALSALADEKDASSNLLDPTESMETAEEQRVHCPPASLVPRLHMLYAKQLQHNNPLLPSAATSEDNSAFLASTLSEMPSVREELLAYLTHVLLGDALAAEYLILHLISNVYVRRDVLPLGKFTLNMSGCPTVASYTERLYQIIQQLVPSSHYLGMSLQNMNQIRLVPKKDYVANRLVSGALQLAKNTSLYLDETQLEQGQLDTTGVRNVTALGNLISWQKVDYDFNYHQMEFPCNINVLIASEGRSLLPSDCQIHLQTQVAPSHLEEYLSTMHMLSQASSQLNKFRIYLSVARLLDYSISDEVTKSVEDDFVDMRKDDPQSISAEDLHRMLVVARLLSLSQGQTSLSRDSWLRAKHIEALRRSRMEQHKCVNGNEP; encoded by the exons ATGCATTACCTGAAGCCCAACAGCCTCGTGAAATTTCGCTGTTTCATCCAAGACATGTTTGATCCAGAGTTCTACATGGGAGTCTATGAGACTGTCGATCCAGCCACACAGGCTAAA ACGTTGCGATGTGGGAAGTATAAAGACGTGACAGAATGCGGG GTGGATTTTAACTCTAAAAACACAGTAACTGCAGAGCGACAGACTTTCTACTGTGTGCCAATCCCCGGAGAAAACCCCTGGGTCAAAGAG AGATATGCCAACAGCAGCCAAGCAAGAGTGGTGCCTTCCACCTCGTACGTGCCAAGCAGACAGAAACGAAGCTACGAGGAAGACGACGACATGGACACGCAGCCACAGAAGCAGAGGGAAGCGCACGCTG GTCCTCAGAGTCCCACAGAACATCACGGCAACGGCGACTGTAAGCGGCAGGAGACAGAAGCTCCCTCCAGCCAGATGACATCTGCCTCCCACCTCGACCTCAACTTCCCCCTGCCGGGAGAGAAAGGCCCTTCCTGCCTAGTCAAG GTCTATGAGGACTGGGACAGCTTCAAACTTAACGACATGCTTGAGGTCTACGGGATCCTCTCCGTCAGTCCCGCTCTCAGCGCCTTAGCCGACGAGAA AGACGCCTCTTCAAACCTGCTGGATCCCACGGAGTCCATGGAGACGGCAGAGGAGCAGAGGGTGCACTGCCCGCCAGCCTCGCTCGTTCCACGCCTCCACATGCTCTACGCCAAGCAGCTGCAGCACAACAACCCCCTGCTGCCCTCTGCCGCCACCTCGGAGGACAACAGTGCTT TTTTAGCTTCGACCCTGAGCGAGATGCCctctgtcagagaagagcttctgGCATACTTGACTCATGTCCTCCTGGGTGATGCTCTTGCAGCAGAGTACCTCATTCTGCATCTCATTTCTAACGT GTACGTGAGACGGGACGTCCTCCCGCTGGGCAAGTTTACCTTGAACATGAGTGGCTGTCCTACTGTTGCCTCGTACACTGAGCGCCTTTATCAGATCATCCAGCAGCTCGTGCCTTCT TCACACTACCTGGGCATGAGCCTCCAGAACATGAACCAGATACGGTTGGTGCCTAAGAAGGACTATGTGGCAAACCGGCTGGTGAGCGGCGCCCTGCAGCTGGCCAAAAACACTTCCCTCTACCTAGATGAAACGCAGCTGGAGCAGGGACAGCTGGACACAACAG GTGTGCGTAACGTCACGGCCTTGGGGAACCTGATCTCGTGGCAGAAGGTTGATTATGACTTTAACTACCATCAGATGGAATTCCCCTGCAATATTAACGTGCTCATCGCGTCAGAGGGCCGCTCGCTGCTGCCG TCTGACTGTCAGATACACCTGCAGACTCAGGTCGCTCCATCCCACCTGGAGGAGTATCTCAGCACCATGCACATGCTTTCTCAGGCCTCATCACAGCTCAACAAGTTCAGAATCTACCTGAGTGTGGCTCGGCTGCTTGACTACAGCATCTCAGATGAAGTGACAAAG TCAGTTGAAGATGACTTTGTAGACATGAGGAAGGATGACCCCCAGAGTATATCTGCCGAGGACCTGCACAGGATGCTCGTTGTGGCGAG GTTGTTGTCTCTGAGCCAGGGTCAGACCTCGCTGTCCAGAGACAGCTGGCTCCGAGCCAAACACATCGAGGCGCTGCGGAGGAGCCGGATGGAGCAGCACAAGTGTGTCAACGGCAACGAGCCGTGA
- the mcmbp gene encoding mini-chromosome maintenance complex-binding protein isoform X1: MPSTHDWINDPVGVVEGMFAASQSNPSSGWEARAVEFFKDRLKEKDAHTLVPSLNDIPMHYLKPNSLVKFRCFIQDMFDPEFYMGVYETVDPATQAKTLRCGKYKDVTECGVDFNSKNTVTAERQTFYCVPIPGENPWVKERYANSSQARVVPSTSYVPSRQKRSYEEDDDMDTQPQKQREAHAGPQSPTEHHGNGDCKRQETEAPSSQMTSASHLDLNFPLPGEKGPSCLVKVYEDWDSFKLNDMLEVYGILSVSPALSALADEKDASSNLLDPTESMETAEEQRVHCPPASLVPRLHMLYAKQLQHNNPLLPSAATSEDNSAFLASTLSEMPSVREELLAYLTHVLLGDALAAEYLILHLISNVYVRRDVLPLGKFTLNMSGCPTVASYTERLYQIIQQLVPSSHYLGMSLQNMNQIRLVPKKDYVANRLVSGALQLAKNTSLYLDETQLEQGQLDTTGVRNVTALGNLISWQKVDYDFNYHQMEFPCNINVLIASEGRSLLPSDCQIHLQTQVAPSHLEEYLSTMHMLSQASSQLNKFRIYLSVARLLDYSISDEVTKSVEDDFVDMRKDDPQSISAEDLHRMLVVARLLSLSQGQTSLSRDSWLRAKHIEALRRSRMEQHKCVNGNEP; the protein is encoded by the exons ATGCCTTCCACACATGACTGGATTAACGACcccgttggtgttgttgagggGATGTTTG CCGCTTCCCAGAGTAATCCAAGCTCTGGCTGGGAGGCGAGAGCCGTGGAGTTCTTCAAAGATCGACTGAAAGAGAAGGACGCTCACACCTTG GTCCCATCTCTCAACGACATCCCCATGCATTACCTGAAGCCCAACAGCCTCGTGAAATTTCGCTGTTTCATCCAAGACATGTTTGATCCAGAGTTCTACATGGGAGTCTATGAGACTGTCGATCCAGCCACACAGGCTAAA ACGTTGCGATGTGGGAAGTATAAAGACGTGACAGAATGCGGG GTGGATTTTAACTCTAAAAACACAGTAACTGCAGAGCGACAGACTTTCTACTGTGTGCCAATCCCCGGAGAAAACCCCTGGGTCAAAGAG AGATATGCCAACAGCAGCCAAGCAAGAGTGGTGCCTTCCACCTCGTACGTGCCAAGCAGACAGAAACGAAGCTACGAGGAAGACGACGACATGGACACGCAGCCACAGAAGCAGAGGGAAGCGCACGCTG GTCCTCAGAGTCCCACAGAACATCACGGCAACGGCGACTGTAAGCGGCAGGAGACAGAAGCTCCCTCCAGCCAGATGACATCTGCCTCCCACCTCGACCTCAACTTCCCCCTGCCGGGAGAGAAAGGCCCTTCCTGCCTAGTCAAG GTCTATGAGGACTGGGACAGCTTCAAACTTAACGACATGCTTGAGGTCTACGGGATCCTCTCCGTCAGTCCCGCTCTCAGCGCCTTAGCCGACGAGAA AGACGCCTCTTCAAACCTGCTGGATCCCACGGAGTCCATGGAGACGGCAGAGGAGCAGAGGGTGCACTGCCCGCCAGCCTCGCTCGTTCCACGCCTCCACATGCTCTACGCCAAGCAGCTGCAGCACAACAACCCCCTGCTGCCCTCTGCCGCCACCTCGGAGGACAACAGTGCTT TTTTAGCTTCGACCCTGAGCGAGATGCCctctgtcagagaagagcttctgGCATACTTGACTCATGTCCTCCTGGGTGATGCTCTTGCAGCAGAGTACCTCATTCTGCATCTCATTTCTAACGT GTACGTGAGACGGGACGTCCTCCCGCTGGGCAAGTTTACCTTGAACATGAGTGGCTGTCCTACTGTTGCCTCGTACACTGAGCGCCTTTATCAGATCATCCAGCAGCTCGTGCCTTCT TCACACTACCTGGGCATGAGCCTCCAGAACATGAACCAGATACGGTTGGTGCCTAAGAAGGACTATGTGGCAAACCGGCTGGTGAGCGGCGCCCTGCAGCTGGCCAAAAACACTTCCCTCTACCTAGATGAAACGCAGCTGGAGCAGGGACAGCTGGACACAACAG GTGTGCGTAACGTCACGGCCTTGGGGAACCTGATCTCGTGGCAGAAGGTTGATTATGACTTTAACTACCATCAGATGGAATTCCCCTGCAATATTAACGTGCTCATCGCGTCAGAGGGCCGCTCGCTGCTGCCG TCTGACTGTCAGATACACCTGCAGACTCAGGTCGCTCCATCCCACCTGGAGGAGTATCTCAGCACCATGCACATGCTTTCTCAGGCCTCATCACAGCTCAACAAGTTCAGAATCTACCTGAGTGTGGCTCGGCTGCTTGACTACAGCATCTCAGATGAAGTGACAAAG TCAGTTGAAGATGACTTTGTAGACATGAGGAAGGATGACCCCCAGAGTATATCTGCCGAGGACCTGCACAGGATGCTCGTTGTGGCGAG GTTGTTGTCTCTGAGCCAGGGTCAGACCTCGCTGTCCAGAGACAGCTGGCTCCGAGCCAAACACATCGAGGCGCTGCGGAGGAGCCGGATGGAGCAGCACAAGTGTGTCAACGGCAACGAGCCGTGA